TCATTGTCATGCAATTGTTTGGCTTCTATTGGGATTGTGATAAGGTAATATTGTAAGAAATACAGTCATCAAGCTCATTTAGGATGTAGTGAGGTTGTTCCCACTGAAAGTGCATATTTTATCTGGGGTTGCGATGAGGCCTTTAAACGTGTTGACACTAGATGTCCACGTCATCTAAAAGGCATCGCTgctgtgtaaaataatattttgtaatacaGCCTAGGAACGGTAGGAGATGGATATgaattttttccatttgttggaCTGCAAACAGGTGTCGTGTTTTCATTAGAAAAAGGTCCAGTATTCATCCCCAAGGCGCTGCaagatctgatttctgccatcaATAGTATGGCGACAAGATGCCTCATATAATTACGTAacgctttatttattttcctctacCAATTACTGCTCAACTAAAATATAACCTCATACGTATTAATCATCATTAAATATATCGACGACCACACTTTTCCGTGTGAAATATTACATAAATGTcgttttaaattattaaattaaaaatttataACAAAATGGAAACGGACGCAACGAGACGATCGGCAGTGCCTTAGTCTTTCTCCCCGCTGGGTGGACTGGAGCTACATCGCGTTTGTCTTTCGGGAACCGATGTCATTATTTCGTGGGACACAATTTCTAACCACACAGGGAGATAAATCATCAAATACAAGACGCCAGCATTCAGTTTACCGTAGTTGTTCAAGGTCTCTCATCTGTGCTGCAAGTCCAGTGCTGAGACAAGTTGCCGGAGCGCATAGTCAGATGATGGAGCAGGAGGTGCGCCGACCATGGATGTATTATGAGAACTGACTGCTCTCCTTAAAGGCACAGTCACCTGCTGAAAGGCTTGACCCACTGAGCCCCACCCAGAGTATGTAATCTGAGGCGTGGGTGGGGTTGTGGTGGAGTGAAACCAGTAACAACTACTAAGAGATATGTACGTATGTGATACTGAACTCCATAGTTATCCCTAAAATCTGCTACTTGCTTGTAAGTCTTAAGATTCAAGCgtgtgctaaatgactaattgtacacagtaaaataatatataatacaaaatGTCCATAAAGAGGTATGAAGGCACTCACAAGATGCCACCAAGGATGTCACAGGCAATGTGGACACAATAGATGCTGTCAGATGAGTAGGTAATCCCAAACATCTTGCATTTGGTCTGTAGCAAGAGTGGTTGTATTTAATATGGGAGGCCTAGCAGTAGTGCTTTGGTCTACTTATATATAGATGCAGTATATCTTAAGGAGATAGATATTAGGGAATGTAGACTGTGTGGGACAAACACAGTGTaatttgtattagtttttttaagacCATAATAGGCCTATATTTGagcatctgaaaaaaaaaacacactgctaaTTTCAAGTATTAACCAAATTTAGTCAAAGAAACCACTTAAATTGCTACAGCAATGTCTTACAAATAAGGACACAAATAATACTGTATGGGAACAAGTTCTGTTCAGCTGCCAAATGAGTTCATATTCCATATCCAGCCAAGCTGCCCATAAATAGGTGCAAATTACAACTGACTTTACATGGAGTGATAAGCAGTACCAGTGCCAGTGTCCTGGGGGGGCGGGGGACCCTACAAAGGactgcactgaaaaaaaaaatcagtctaaACATTAGCCAACTCAAAATTATACACAAAACATGAAACCAtttagagaataaaaaaaagtttctaaaaaaaagtcacagaaaaTCAATTCACAGTACTATAATGCAATGCTATTTTCTATATTAgttttttgttcattgtttaaattattattcatgtCAGAAAGTGAACATGAACACGGACATTAAAAATATCACTGTAAAGGGAAAATTTGCACTATTATTAGCAACATAagcaaaacaaactgaacagttaaaaaaatacacaataaaatagCAAAAGTGCCaaaaaatggaaggaaaaaagtgtcagaaacGTATAGACATTtcaatactgtatgttcagaATATATAATTTACATTGAAACTAACATTTCCTGCTTTGTTCCTACTTATACACAACATACCAAAGCAACCTTTATTGATGCAGAAAGCAATAACATGTGGAAAGTTATAGATTTAAGCTATCATTTTGACGTCAGTACACTGCCGCAGCTGTGAGTTTGTGACAATAAACCTCTTCTTCCACTTAAAATATTGCTTGCTGCTCAAAGGGCATCATGTGGCACTTATGATGAGATAATCTCATTGCAGGCTGATCACAGGAATTCCAGTTACAACCAacattgtttgtgttctttgtgtCCTCAAATGAATTTCACAAAAATACCTTCCTATTTTACATGTAACATGGCATTTAAGCGCTATGAGCTTGTAACAGCCTGCTACTGCTTTTCTCCTGGGCTTCAAATATCTTACTTGAACACTTGAGAAGCACAAGTCCCCTGCTTGTTTAGGATAGAGATGGTACTTACACTAAGAACAACAAGTGTTCAACCTTTTTCTGACCTTGTTTCTTCTTAGAGATAGCAATGTTGCATGTTGATGAACACATGCATTGGAAATTTCTGTTACTAGGACGAGAGCATAAACCATGTGTTGGCATAGCatctttttaaagtatttttgtgGCACAATAAGTCTCTTGGTCATCTTTTATCATTGTATTCCAGATTGTGACTCCTTCTGTTGAAGCTTAAGGATCAGTTCAAGTAGGTTCATCTGCATTGTGAGCTCCTGAAACACACAGGGGGGTTATAAGTGAGGACAAGCATCTCCATCTGCTGGACTTTTGTCTGTGCATAGTTTCTACAGCGTGCATTTTAACTACAGCAAGTTGACATGTGTAGACTTGTACCTGAGGATTAGTAGTGATATAAAACCCAGGGACTCCAGCCTTCTCTAGGGTGTTCTGCTGGTCTATCACTTTTTGATCCATTTCAACGACAATCTTCTTATCCATCATTCTTTGTTCTTCTCGTACCCGAATTTCCAGAGCCTGGTATCAAAACATTcgataaaccaaaaacaaaaaacaaaaaaaacaataacctcGCTGTTTTAGTGATCCCAGGTATTAATTTAATGCCTTACCTCTAGTTCTGCTTGTTGGTTTGATTTGAGGAGTGCAAGGTTGTGAGACTTGCATGACTGCAGagcatctttgtgttttcttgcaaGATCTTGTTTAAGTGCTGCACATTAGGGAAATATTCAGTCAAGCTTAATAACATTAACACTTGAAAATGCAACCTCAAACTAAAAGCCTGTTCCAAGAAGCACATTTGGTAATAGATATATACTGGCAAGAAAAGGTTTGGAAACACCTATGCacttatgcatttttttaaatatcctttattaattttatttaatcaaatgtttGTAGAAATTCAAGTGTGGATGCTCTTAAATGTAGCATTTGTTTTCCTTACaggttttaaaatatcaaaataagtTAATGTCCATTAAACCAATAACATAAACTTATATTTGGCTCTTTCTCTATAATTAGAGTGATCTGTCATTTTCAATGTGCTTTAAGCATCCACACTTGAATTTCTGGAAAAATTGATCATTAGAATGCCACAGATTTGTCAGGGACTTTTAGCTGAAAGTAAACTTTAACTTggaaatttaatttgaatattattCTTTGCTCATATATGCTGAAACATTAgtaaatttttgtgttttgtgatcttTCTACAAACATTTGAGTGTAGAAAAGTGTGTACGTGTTTCCAAAATTTTCCTTGCAAGTGCAGGGCTTGAGTTTTGAGAGACAATTATCAAGGTAACAGAAATCAGCTTTGTTCTTGGAACTGGCCCGGTTAGTCCCTGCATGTTTCCTATGAGCAGAGCACCGACCTTGGTGTTCACAGTGCAGCTTTTGCCTCTGGTTGTACAGATTCTTCTCTGTCAGATGCTGAATATCCAGGAGCCCCTGTACAATCTCATAGACTGTCCCATCTATGAGTGCTAGAGCCAGGTCACTCAGCATGTTGTAGGACAGGCGTTGCTGGAAGGAGCTAATCATGgagaaaaaccaaaataaacataaCCACCCATTTACTGTTATAAATTGACCCTACAACTTAATTTGAGACATTTACTAGGCAGTTCTCTGAATTTTCTTGCCTTAAGG
This window of the Channa argus isolate prfri chromosome 11, Channa argus male v1.0, whole genome shotgun sequence genome carries:
- the dgcr6 gene encoding protein DGCR6, translating into MDGYSGVIGGDPTKQQERHYYLLSELQTLVKDLPSSFQQRLSYNMLSDLALALIDGTVYEIVQGLLDIQHLTEKNLYNQRQKLHCEHQALKQDLARKHKDALQSCKSHNLALLKSNQQAELEALEIRVREEQRMMDKKIVVEMDQKVIDQQNTLEKAGVPGFYITTNPQELTMQMNLLELILKLQQKESQSGIQ